One genomic segment of Capricornis sumatraensis isolate serow.1 chromosome 6, serow.2, whole genome shotgun sequence includes these proteins:
- the HMGB2 gene encoding high mobility group protein B2 produces MGKGDPNKPRGKMSSYAFFVQTCREEHKKKHPDSSVNFAEFSKKCSERWKTMSAKEKSKFEDMAKSDKARYDREMKNYVPPKGDKKGKKKDPNAPKRPPSAFFLFCSEHRPKIKSEHPGLSIGDTAKKLGEMWSEQSAKDKQPYEQKAAKLKEKYEKDIAAYRAKGKSEAGKKGPGRPTGSKKKNEPEDEEEEEEEDEDEEEEEEDEE; encoded by the exons atgggGAAGGGCGACCCCAACAAGCCGCGGGGCAAGATGTCTTCGTACGCCTTCTTCGTGCAGACCTGCCGCGAGGAGCACAAGAAGAAGCACCCCGACTCCTCAGTCAATTTCGCAGAGTTTTCCAAGAAATGTTCCGAGAGATGGAAG ACCATGTCGGCCAAGGAAAAGTCCAAGTTCGAAGACATGGCAAAAAGTGACAAAGCTCGCTACGACAGGGAGATGAAAAATTATGTCCCTCCTAAAGGTgacaagaagggaaagaaaaaagatcccAACGCTCCGAAAAGGCCTcc ATCTGCCTTCTTCCTGTTTTGCTCCGAACATCGCCCAAAGATCAAAAGTGAACACCCTGGCTTATCCATTGGGGATACTGCAAAAAAACTGGGTGAAATGTGGTCTGAGCAGTCAGCCAAAGATAAACAGCCGTATGAACAGAAAGCAGCTAAGCTAAAGGAGAAATACGAAAAG GATATTGCTGCATACCGTGCCAAGGGCAAGAGTGAAGCGGGAAAAAAGGGCCCTGGCAGGCCGACAGGctccaagaagaaaaatgaaccagaagatgaggaagaagaggaggaagaagatgaagatgaggaggaggaggaggaagacgagGAATAA